The Solea senegalensis isolate Sse05_10M linkage group LG14, IFAPA_SoseM_1, whole genome shotgun sequence genomic sequence ATTCAGTTATATCAGTACTTGTCGCTCTGACTACAGACAACTCAGAACTTTATAAATCCACTTTACACTTTACTTGACTTCTTTCAAAATTCACTTTACAACACACGCTAAACTGATAGTTGTTTTAGACTGACACAAATGACCACAAGGAgatgaaaagtgaaaacaaaaagatcACAGAAGAGACACGATGTTACCAAAGAGACTCAACCACGATAAATCCACATAAACAGTTGGTAAAGCCACTGAGATACATAattataattacaaaaaaaaaaaaaaaagatcacagagactcacacaaCCCAAGTACAAAGACTACAAACACAACCACTGCAGTGTAAAAACACCAAGAAACACAACAGGACAGTATTGACTTACAACTaccacaaagacaaacaacacgGCCAACATAACCACAGATAAACTCACAGCAATGGCAGACACACAACATAACCAAAACCTAAACGTCATTTCTCTCTAACACAATACCCAGCAGACAGGGTTTGCTGTTGCAGCAGATAGAACATGCAGCATGTGACGATGAGAACTGCCGAGAGAACAAAATCTGAGCATTTCCTCTTTTATCCACACATTGTAATATTCAAATATCCTTAAATATCACATACTAACTTATCGGCTATGTTGCAGTAATCATGTCCGCTgctttagccgagtcatgttgcAGTAATTTAGGTTAATGTTATTAAAGTTGTGCATTGTGTTTTTTGGAAGTGATATTGGCATTGGTAGAAACTAAAGTTTGCATGGAGAAAAAATGGTATTGAGCCATCTGTAGTCACGCCACTAACATCAGTAGACCTAATTACACAACACAACCGAATAATTACATGGtttgcaactaatgattatgtTCATTATCTATGCATGAGTTGCATttggttttaattaactgactcATTTATTAAACCTACAAtgacaaaggaaaaaataaCCTACTCCAAGACACCAGGGTGacctgtttaaatgttttgtttagtaAAGcgagtcaaaacaaaaacacagttcattttaccatgaaaactttttttttcaggtgctaagcattaataaaaatgtgtagtATAACATCTTCACTTATCAATTCACTGATCAATCAATTGGCAAAATTGTATAgtaacagtaaaacaaatgtcATAACTAATGGAGTACTACAGTGCAAATCAAAAGGATGAAgtgattattgattgattacTAAAATAATCACCATTTTCATGACTGACAGCTTGGTTTGTATAGTATAAAACAGGCCTCTGCTTTCAAATTTCtaaagctgcagctgttgcagtggttgatttttgtttgtttttgacattacTAACAGATGGGACCGAAGGAGCATTTCTGGGTATACAGTGGCAGCTGTGGGGTGAGTGGGGAAGAAGCGTTTAGATTTTTTGAGTAGTAGAATTTCCTTCTGAAACGTTTTGTGGGTGCTTCGTCGTGTTTGCAGCCATCTTTGCAattgcaatgttgctgttgcctcacTTTGGCTTTACATTaaactaatcacttcctgtgtgcagcatagGAGTGTTGCCAGGCGACCCAAGAACATTGCTAGTTTGCTATATTGATAAAGAGTGAGAGTGCTAATCATTGTGTCaatcatttgacaatggtttagATGCATTAGATTTAAATGTTATGCACTGCAGTTTAAGTAATTCCTAGTTTATTTCCTGTTCAGTGACTATTAAGAATGCCTTTGGGGTTTggactaaaacaaaaacatctgacGATGccatattaattaattaatagtGAAGTAGACAAGTGATAAGGTCCTTATTGAGCCAGAATGTCTTCACAGTTCAACACTTCATTGAGTACGTCGCCCAGTCCCAATTCACAGCTCACCCTAAACTCGTCCCCAATTCTTCTTACTATGATTCCTGTTGCACAGAACTATCTGAAAAGATAAGGTCGCCGGTTACACCTGTCTGATATGCAGGCTGGTGTGTAGGCACAGCGCCAAACCTCATACTGAAACTTAGGGAAATTACCCGCGTGTCTCTGAACAAAGCCCTggtgacaaacacaacaactcaCCTGTACTGAAACTAAAATAGTAGTACGTTTTTGCTCACGTCGGCCTACTCTGTGTCCTTATGCGAGCTTTGTTTTCGCGGTTAAAAACCAGCCTGCACCTGTTCGGACAAGCTAGTTAGCGTCAGGTAAAAGAGCGAGTTTGAAGACTCACCTGTAAACAGCGTCCTGTTCCTCGGAAGGTTTCAACTGTCAGTCATCCTGTTCATCCCAGGTGTGCTAggaagatgtttgtgtgtttgtgttcttctttatcttcttcttttctttaagTGTTTCTAACAACACGAGATGCGTGCTTCTGTGACAATGTGCCACTGATAAGTGTGTGTGGAGACGGGAGGAAGGCAGGAGTCTGTCCGTCAGGTGTGCTCTGTTGCTCCGCCTCCTCttgttttttaacttaacttactTTGCATAACTTAATATTTAGTAAattccataaataaataagcacagATCATtcaatgaattaataaatacatgtgttaGTATATTCAAGAAATGATGATTCTATTCTTGTTCTTACTCATCATTGTCCTAGATCCTAGATGTAAGGacatatttttacatcattttatatcattaaTATATCTTAGTATTagtctttttattatatttttcaagttttattttctgtaaaatgATCTAGTACTTCTAATAATAACTATTATACTTTCATTATTTTCCACCAACTATTGGTTGAAAAGTTTCACTCACGACTCAACCAACTACTTTTGAGTCTAGCACCAATGACTGTTTGTCTCCACCTAGTGTTTGACTCCTGACTCACTGGTggacactttgtttttcttctccttgacCCGAGTGAAGTTTGATCAGCTTCTTGGCTTCAGTGCGAGTTAAACATTCACAGCGTGTTTGGCCCCTGTACACATGAAAGACAATGCAAcaatttaaacacagacacttacattgattacatttttcattgAGAACAAATGGTATTCGGACCTAGGGGTGAGCGCCCTTCACAAGATAATCCACATAAAATgattgaaattctgtgaaatctCACAAAATCCAGGATTAGTTATTTAAATAGAGATAATATTTTACtgcagattaaaacaaacacctaATATGTTGTGCTCACATATTAGGTGTTCCATTTTAAGCAAGTTAGAATTGCTTACATGTCAACAATTATTATAGCATTATActaaaatgtttgtgtaaataaatccTTTCATAGAGAAAGGCACCCAAGGAATCCACTTCAACACCCTAAACAAACAAGGTAGTTAAGAAATAAGGACAGTTTTAGTCTACTGActaagtgcatgtgtgtgttaaccACTGAGCTATGCAGCTGCTAATCCAGGTGTAACCCCCTAACTGGGCGAGTGGCTCCAACAGTTTCCAGGAGCATGGAGGATACACAAGATATAGgtattttgtaatttaaaactttaacacaacaataacaattataatagtaatacttaaatctcaatttaaaaaaaagacaccttCAGCCACTGTTGGATCAAATCAAGTTTATTAATGTGTTCAGGAAATCCCCACAGAAACAGTTTACAGGGGAACTTACAGATTTACAATCATTCTTGACAGACGTGCCAGCTTAAACCCCCATGGTTCCACACTGAAGACGCCTGCTGAATCTCACAACCCACTAACTTCAAACCCATTCCCCTAAATAGGTCTACCAACAAGTCCACACACTGTTGAGCTACTGAGTATGTGTTTGTCGGTTTATCAGTCATTAAGAATGCAGATGCAGCAGCCTGTAAGGACAGACATCTGAATTAGgttatttttcttcatgtctGCACCGTTCAGTTACGAGAGCCTTCATGTTTTTGGTGCCAATCCTTCATCCCAACCACAAACATCAGCAGACAGGAGGCTTTCTGATAGAAGTAAAACTGCCCATTGTTGGTGAGAAACGCCCCATACTCAGTTTAGACCCTCGAGTATTCACTACTTTCATGTACAGGATTTGTCAAACTGCTCAAATGCATTTGGTTCAGCAGTCGTAGTACAAATAGAAATGCTAAAACTAGTcgacaaaaagaaacaaacacatgtaacATCTTTTAAAGGAATAACATGTGAAGCTTGTGAATGTATCAGGACACCTGTCATAGTTAAGCAGTGGAATTTTTGGAAATGCCCAATGCCTTGTATTTGACCTACATTACGTAGGAACACTGTCATAATGATTAATTACTCTGGAGGTCATTTCAAAAATTTCTATTTCATCCAGGGATTTCTATGCTACCAAAATAATCTCAAGACAAGAATTGCATATAGTCGCAGGTTCTAATTTTTAAGTAGATCatcatttaatttcttttagATTGTTGGCTTGCCTTGTGCTTCATGGTTTTGCTTGGTATGGGGAAGAAAGGTAGTGTTCATTGGAGAACCATTGCTAAGAATAATCTGTTATATtccaatataataataataaaacaaccaGCATGGTTTTCAAATGACACAAGAATGACCGAGGATGGgcgttcatttttatttattttattgtttgttcgtTTGTTGATTTGCTTTGACCTGATACAGGTTAAGATGCAATTTACGGAATCTCTTACTAGTGAGTTGAGGTTTCAAAATCAAATGAGGTTAAAATGAACATCTAGCATTCAGTCTACAGTGAGTGGAAAATTTTCTAGTCAACATAAGATACTACGGTGAGGCAGCAGGAGAACTTGCACCCTTGCTCTTTCTTTGCCGTATGAAAACCATGCTTCCTCTGGAGAGTCAGGGTGGGGAGAAGGGGGCCGTGCAAGACTGAGAGTGGGGGCGGCTGAGTGGGGCTGGGTGAGTTCGGTGGATGGAGAACGGTGCTTGAAAACCAGACTGCTGATTTCACAGGAGGTGTGTAAAAGGCACGCCAGGGTTACTCCCAATCCCAGCCAACATACACAGACAccttcacacccacacacacactcgctgaacacacacagtacacacacgcacccacacacgcacacacaagcagcacaGGCTAGAGCCCCAATGAGGAggggaggaaacaggaaggaGGGAATGAAGGAAGTTCTTGATAGAAAGAGTTGGGTTTGAAACTTGGGTTAGGTGGGAGCAAAGGGGCCTGGATCCCGTGCTGCCGCTGTgttgaaacagaaaaaataaacaacgaaaaaaaaaaatcaaaaatggtGGAATGGATCATTTCTGGTTCTTCAGCTGGTTGGAGAGCCAGTCCAGGCCTTCGTACAAACCGTCCCCGCTGGTGGCGCAGGTAGCCTGGATGTACCAGCTGCGCTGGCGGAGGGCGTGAAGCCCCAACTTCTCTGTAATCTCTGCAGCATTCATAGCATTGGGGAGATCCTGGAGAAGAGGAGAATCATGATAAAATCAAGATGAAGGTTTGATAATCAACAGGCTATGCATAGAGATGCAATTTTCTGACAAATCACAAACTGCAATTCCATCTAATTTCTTAAAATCCCAAATTGAGTTTCTGCATTTGTGCCTTTTCTCAGTAAACATGTACAGCTGTATAAAGCTTGTGTGTAGGAAGTGTTTAACTGGCTGTAAGATGATCAGTTTGGGCCCCATGATGAGTTAGTTCGAGTCTACTTTTTGGACATAAAAGTAGACAGACTAGACTCAGTACAAAGATCTGAGCTCCATTTGTTTGAGTATTCATCTATGGTAATGTGAGGCAGAGTGTGGAATCTACTTTATTCTGATGTTGGTTCTTCAAATCTTTTATGATCATTTGGAAAATGTCAATGTTTCCTTTTTGCCTACAATATGCACTTAACAAATATATTTGTTAAGTGCTACATTAACTCATGATCAAAGGGTTGTGTGTTAAGATTACATTTTCAATACACGTTCGTAGCACAATTAGGACCTCACCtgtttatttgcaaaaacaagCAGCACAGCGTCTCTGAGTTCGTCCTCGGCGAGCATCCTGGCAAGCTCCTCTCGTGCCTCGGTCACCCTCTCCCTGTCATTGCTGTCCACCACAAAAATAAGTCCTGCATAGACACAGTATTTGGTTAAAGACAATAACCGTTCAGTTTCACATGAGATTGTCCCAGCAACAACACAGCCATCTAGTTTCAAAGCATTTTTCTGCTCGACTAcattaaactgtgacttttgtccattaataataaattatgtgCATAATGTTCTTGCTGCTTATTAAGAAGTCTCTTTGACCCCATCAAAGCCAATAGACAACGCCGTCTTATTGATATTCATGCAATGTAATGAATCCCAACtctgttgttttgatgtggcTATAATCTCTGCCAATGCTTGAGGATTACATGTCTGCACTTGAAATTAAAAGGTGTGGAAGAGGAAGTCAGGTGCACAGCCATCATCAAGTCACTTGTATTTAAGACAAGTGCactaaacataaaaaaaaacctccttaTGTGTCACTTGTGCATAGGAGAAAACCAATAAACTTAAAGCTGCCAAACAAGTCATATTAACGCTTCAATCAAACCGCAGTAttttttagaaagaaaatgcatgtgtttacaGACAGCTAAGCTAAACTCACAATGTATCTTTACTTAAAAGCTTAGATTGGCATATGAAGAACAGCGCAGCTAGCCAGCTACTATTTACTATTTCATGATTGTGAGTTGAGATctgaaaaagtgaaaagag encodes the following:
- the LOC122780966 gene encoding ADP-ribosylation factor 2 translates to MGNVFAGLFKNLFGKKEMRILMVGLDAAGKTTILYKLKLGEIVTTIPTIGFNVETVEYKNISFTVWDVGGQDKIRPLWRHYFQNTQGLIFVVDSNDRERVTEAREELARMLAEDELRDAVLLVFANKQDLPNAMNAAEITEKLGLHALRQRSWYIQATCATSGDGLYEGLDWLSNQLKNQK